In Mycobacterium gallinarum, a single window of DNA contains:
- a CDS encoding YqgE/AlgH family protein, with protein sequence MAHSEDPEDFIAPAKHRVRAGTLLLANTDLLEPTFRRSVIYIVEHNDGGTLGVVLNRPSETAVYNVLPQWAKLATKPKTMFIGGPVKRDAALCLATLRVGMDPAGLPGLRHVQGRMVMVDLDAEPDSIAPVVEGVRIFAGYSGWTIGQLEGEIERDDWIVLSALPTDVLAEPRMDLWARVLRRQPLPLSLLATHPIDISRN encoded by the coding sequence ATGGCGCACTCAGAGGACCCGGAGGACTTCATAGCGCCTGCGAAACACCGGGTCCGCGCGGGCACACTCCTGCTCGCCAACACCGACCTGCTCGAGCCGACGTTCCGGCGCAGTGTCATCTACATCGTCGAGCACAACGACGGCGGCACGCTGGGTGTGGTGCTGAACCGGCCCAGCGAGACCGCGGTCTACAACGTGCTGCCGCAATGGGCGAAGCTGGCCACCAAACCGAAGACGATGTTCATCGGGGGCCCCGTCAAGCGCGACGCCGCACTGTGCCTGGCGACCCTGCGGGTCGGTATGGACCCGGCCGGCCTGCCCGGGTTGCGTCACGTGCAGGGCCGCATGGTGATGGTGGATCTCGACGCCGAACCCGATTCGATCGCACCGGTGGTCGAAGGGGTGCGGATTTTCGCCGGTTACTCGGGGTGGACCATCGGTCAGCTGGAGGGTGAGATCGAGCGCGACGACTGGATTGTGCTGTCCGCGTTGCCAACCGACGTACTCGCCGAGCCCCGGATGGACTTGTGGGCTCGGGTCCTGCGCCGTCAGCCGCTGCCGCTGTCGCTACTCGCGACGCACCCAATCGATATCAGCCGCAACTGA
- the leuS gene encoding leucine--tRNA ligase, with protein sequence MTESPDAGTDVPQHRYTAELAGQIERAWQQRWADSGTFNVPNPVGSLAEPDRGPVPADKMFVQDMFPYPSGEGLHVGHPLGYIATDVYARYYRMTGRNVLHALGFDAFGLPAEQYAIQTGTHPRTRTEANIVNFRRQLGRLGLGHDARRSFSTTDVDFYKWTQWIFLQIYNAWFDPSVDKARPIAELIAEFDSGSRTLDDGRVWSELSAGERADVVDSYRLVYRADSLVNWCPGLGTVLANEEVTSDGRSDRGNFPVFRKRLRQWMMRITAYSDRLLDDLDLLDWPDKVKTMQRNWIGRSTGAAVQFATDAGDIEVFTTRPDTLFGATYLVLAPEHELVDRLVAGQWPADADPRWTFDAATPAEAVAAYRATVGAKSDLERQENKTKTGVFLGAYATNPANGQQVPVFIADYVLLGYGTGAIMAVPGHDQRDWEFATTFGLPITEVIAGGDISLQAYSGDGELVNSDYLNGLSVASAKEAITNRLVADGRGQARVEYKLRDWLFARQRYWGEPFPIVYDADGRAHPLPESALPVELPDIPDYAPVQFDPDDADSEPSPPLGKATEWVHVEMDLGDGLQPYTRDTNVMPQWAASSWYELRYTDPLNKEELCAKENEAYWMGPRPAEHGPDDPGGVDLYVGGVEHAVLHLLYCRFWHKVLYDLGHVSSREPYRRLVNQGYIQAFAYTDARGSYVPAAEVVERDGKFYWRAPDGEIEVFQEFGKIGKSLKNSVSPDEICDDYGADTLRVYEMSMGPLEASRPWATKDVVGAYRFLQRVWRLVVDEQTGAERSAAHEALDDDTLRVLHRTIAGVSDDYTNLRNNTAAAKLIEYTNHLTKQGVTARAALEPLVLMVAPLAPHLAEELWRRLGHDTSLAHGPFPVADPQYLVEDTVELPVQVNGKVRGRITVPADADADALEAAALADAKVQEFLDGKTPKKVIVVAGRLVNIVA encoded by the coding sequence GTGACTGAATCGCCCGACGCCGGCACTGATGTCCCGCAGCACCGCTATACCGCGGAGCTGGCCGGGCAGATCGAGCGTGCCTGGCAGCAGCGCTGGGCGGACTCCGGGACGTTCAATGTGCCCAACCCGGTGGGCTCGCTGGCCGAGCCTGATCGCGGCCCTGTCCCCGCCGACAAGATGTTCGTGCAGGACATGTTTCCGTACCCGTCGGGGGAGGGCCTGCACGTCGGACATCCGCTCGGCTACATCGCCACCGACGTCTATGCCCGCTACTACCGGATGACCGGGCGTAATGTGTTGCACGCGTTGGGTTTCGATGCCTTCGGTCTACCCGCCGAGCAGTACGCGATTCAGACTGGGACGCATCCGCGCACCAGGACCGAGGCCAACATCGTCAACTTCCGCCGCCAGCTGGGCAGGCTGGGGCTGGGGCACGATGCACGGCGAAGCTTCTCGACCACCGACGTCGACTTCTACAAGTGGACGCAGTGGATCTTCCTGCAGATCTACAACGCCTGGTTCGACCCGTCGGTGGACAAAGCGCGGCCGATCGCCGAGCTGATCGCCGAATTCGATTCGGGTAGCCGGACGTTGGATGATGGCCGGGTTTGGTCGGAGTTGAGCGCCGGTGAGCGCGCCGATGTCGTCGACTCGTACCGACTGGTGTACCGGGCGGACTCGCTGGTCAACTGGTGCCCGGGTCTGGGCACGGTGCTGGCCAACGAGGAGGTCACCTCCGACGGGCGAAGTGACCGCGGCAACTTCCCGGTGTTCCGGAAACGCCTGCGGCAGTGGATGATGCGCATCACCGCTTACTCTGACCGGCTGCTTGACGATCTCGACCTGCTGGACTGGCCGGACAAGGTCAAGACCATGCAGCGCAACTGGATCGGCCGGTCCACCGGTGCGGCGGTCCAGTTCGCGACCGACGCCGGCGACATCGAGGTGTTCACCACCAGGCCCGACACGTTGTTCGGCGCGACGTACCTGGTGCTGGCGCCTGAACACGAGTTGGTCGACAGGCTTGTGGCCGGCCAGTGGCCGGCCGACGCCGACCCACGCTGGACGTTCGATGCGGCGACCCCCGCCGAGGCGGTCGCGGCCTACCGCGCGACCGTCGGAGCCAAGTCGGATCTGGAGCGTCAGGAGAACAAGACCAAGACCGGCGTGTTCCTCGGCGCGTATGCGACGAATCCGGCCAACGGCCAACAGGTTCCGGTGTTCATCGCCGACTACGTGCTGCTGGGATACGGCACCGGGGCCATCATGGCGGTGCCCGGTCACGATCAGCGCGACTGGGAATTCGCCACGACGTTCGGCCTGCCGATCACCGAAGTGATTGCCGGCGGCGACATTTCGCTGCAGGCCTACTCCGGCGACGGCGAGCTGGTCAACTCGGACTATCTGAACGGGCTGTCCGTCGCATCGGCGAAGGAGGCCATCACCAATCGGCTGGTCGCCGACGGGCGCGGGCAGGCCCGCGTCGAGTACAAGCTGCGCGACTGGTTGTTCGCGCGGCAACGGTATTGGGGCGAGCCGTTCCCGATCGTCTACGACGCCGACGGCCGGGCACATCCGTTGCCCGAATCCGCGCTGCCCGTAGAGCTGCCCGACATTCCGGATTACGCCCCGGTGCAGTTCGATCCCGACGATGCCGACAGCGAGCCGTCGCCGCCGCTGGGCAAGGCGACCGAATGGGTGCACGTCGAGATGGATCTCGGCGACGGCCTGCAGCCCTACACCCGCGACACCAACGTCATGCCGCAGTGGGCGGCGAGCTCCTGGTACGAGTTGCGCTACACCGACCCGCTCAACAAGGAAGAGTTGTGCGCCAAGGAGAACGAGGCGTACTGGATGGGACCGCGCCCGGCCGAGCACGGGCCGGACGATCCCGGGGGCGTCGACCTGTACGTGGGTGGCGTCGAGCACGCGGTGCTGCATCTGCTGTACTGCCGCTTCTGGCACAAGGTGCTCTACGACCTCGGCCATGTGTCGTCGCGCGAGCCCTACCGCCGGCTGGTCAACCAGGGCTACATCCAGGCGTTCGCCTACACGGACGCGCGCGGTTCGTACGTGCCTGCCGCCGAGGTCGTCGAACGCGACGGAAAGTTCTACTGGCGCGCACCCGACGGTGAGATCGAGGTCTTCCAGGAGTTCGGCAAGATCGGGAAGAGCCTGAAGAACTCGGTGTCGCCCGACGAGATCTGCGACGACTACGGCGCGGACACGCTGCGGGTCTACGAGATGTCGATGGGCCCGTTGGAGGCGTCGCGGCCATGGGCGACAAAGGATGTCGTCGGCGCCTACCGCTTCCTGCAACGGGTGTGGCGGTTGGTGGTCGACGAGCAGACCGGCGCCGAGCGGTCGGCTGCCCACGAGGCGTTGGACGACGACACCCTGCGGGTGTTGCACCGCACGATCGCCGGAGTATCCGACGACTACACAAACCTGCGCAACAACACCGCCGCGGCCAAACTGATCGAGTACACCAACCACTTGACCAAGCAGGGGGTGACGGCGCGGGCGGCATTGGAGCCGTTGGTGCTGATGGTCGCGCCGTTGGCGCCGCATCTCGCCGAAGAGCTGTGGCGGCGGCTGGGCCACGACACCTCGCTGGCGCACGGGCCGTTCCCGGTGGCCGACCCGCAGTACCTCGTCGAGGACACCGTCGAACTGCCGGTACAGGTCAACGGCAAGGTCCGCGGACGCATCACTGTGCCCGCCGACGCCGATGCCGATGCGCTGGAGGCCGCAGCGCTCGCCGATGCCAAGGTGCAGGAGTTTCTCGACGGCAAGACGCCGAAAAAGGTGATCGTGGTGGCGGGTCGGCTGGTCAACATCGTCGCCTGA
- a CDS encoding LpqN/LpqT family lipoprotein — protein sequence MNDNARRWRTPATGVAAATVGVLFFAGVPAAAQPLQPVAPQPGPAVVSQTAATPNAALTPAVPNTALTVPAAPNAALAVPSTPNPAVAPAMANPALTPATPVAAAAAPGGVTAPQVAAPAAVPITPANAGKLSDFFQSKGVAMEPQVSQNFKALNIVLPMPRGWAHVPDPNVPDAFAVIADRVGGNGLYSSNAQVVVYKLVGDFDPREAISHGFVDSQQLPAWRSTNGSIAEVAGLPTSTIEGTYRDNSMTLDTSRRHIIATAGPDKYLVSLAVTTSVDQVVAAADATDAIVRGFKVGVPGATPPPGTPPPGAPAPAPQGQPAAPAPAAPAIGLTG from the coding sequence ATGAACGACAACGCCCGACGCTGGAGGACTCCGGCTACCGGTGTGGCTGCGGCCACCGTCGGCGTCCTCTTCTTCGCCGGCGTCCCCGCCGCGGCCCAGCCACTGCAGCCGGTCGCGCCGCAGCCCGGTCCCGCCGTGGTGTCGCAGACCGCGGCGACACCCAACGCCGCCCTCACCCCCGCCGTTCCCAACACGGCGTTGACCGTCCCCGCCGCACCCAACGCCGCGCTGGCGGTCCCGTCGACACCGAATCCCGCGGTCGCACCGGCGATGGCCAACCCCGCCCTGACCCCGGCGACGCCGGTCGCCGCCGCGGCCGCGCCCGGCGGCGTCACGGCCCCGCAGGTCGCCGCCCCGGCGGCGGTACCGATCACCCCCGCCAACGCGGGCAAGCTGTCGGACTTCTTCCAGTCCAAGGGCGTGGCGATGGAACCTCAGGTCAGCCAGAACTTCAAGGCCCTCAACATCGTGCTGCCGATGCCGAGGGGCTGGGCACACGTGCCGGATCCGAATGTGCCCGACGCGTTCGCCGTGATCGCCGACCGCGTGGGCGGCAATGGCCTGTACTCCTCGAACGCCCAGGTCGTGGTGTACAAGCTGGTCGGCGACTTCGACCCGCGCGAGGCGATCAGCCACGGGTTCGTCGACAGCCAGCAGCTTCCCGCCTGGCGGTCCACCAACGGGTCGATCGCCGAGGTCGCCGGGCTGCCGACGTCGACCATCGAAGGCACCTACCGCGACAACTCCATGACGCTGGACACGTCGCGCCGACACATCATCGCCACCGCGGGTCCGGACAAGTACCTGGTGTCGCTGGCGGTGACCACTAGCGTGGACCAGGTCGTCGCGGCGGCCGACGCCACCGACGCGATCGTGCGGGGCTTCAAGGTCGGCGTCCCCGGCGCAACCCCGCCCCCGGGAACCCCGCCCCCGGGCGCACCCGCTCCCGCACCGCAGGGTCAGCCGGCTGCGCCCGCCCCCGCGGCTCCGGCCATTGGACTAACTGGATAA
- a CDS encoding DUF559 domain-containing protein gives MLNEYLRRHDGVLTLRQARDVGLSKHAVNRRVQSGQFRRCAPGVYFSDDRPFTDAARVRATVWAYGDLAVASGLAAAWWHGLTNFAPDRVEVTLPRNGSGRSKPGSVMRRRDLSLADIVERRGLRVTALPLTVIEAAVRQRGGVKIMDKALQQDVQLCELWDAHLRNKGRYGAPAARIRLQAASDGARSVAERLLVRCLREAGITGWRTNYPLGGYKVDVGFPRQKVAIEVDGLAFHSATEDFHADRLRQNNIMLMGWQVLRFTWLDLTEYPDRVTAIIRNAISV, from the coding sequence GTGCTCAACGAGTATCTGCGTCGACACGACGGTGTGTTGACACTGCGACAGGCTCGCGATGTGGGACTGAGCAAGCACGCCGTCAATCGGCGAGTGCAGTCCGGTCAGTTTCGGAGATGCGCGCCTGGCGTCTACTTCTCAGACGACCGGCCCTTCACCGACGCTGCGCGAGTCCGCGCCACGGTATGGGCCTACGGCGACCTTGCAGTAGCGAGCGGCCTGGCGGCCGCATGGTGGCACGGTCTTACCAACTTCGCGCCGGATCGCGTCGAAGTGACATTGCCACGGAACGGAAGTGGGCGATCGAAGCCAGGTTCGGTCATGCGCAGGCGCGACTTGTCCCTCGCCGACATTGTCGAGCGGCGTGGCCTGCGTGTAACCGCACTGCCGTTGACGGTCATCGAGGCAGCAGTCAGGCAGCGCGGTGGGGTGAAGATCATGGACAAGGCCCTTCAACAGGATGTCCAGCTGTGCGAGCTGTGGGACGCGCACTTGCGGAACAAGGGTCGTTACGGGGCGCCGGCAGCGCGAATACGCCTGCAGGCGGCTTCTGATGGCGCACGGTCTGTCGCCGAACGCCTTCTCGTCAGATGCCTGCGCGAAGCGGGCATCACCGGTTGGCGGACGAATTACCCCCTCGGTGGCTACAAGGTTGACGTCGGGTTCCCTAGACAGAAGGTGGCGATAGAAGTTGACGGGCTTGCGTTCCACAGCGCTACCGAAGACTTCCACGCGGACCGATTGCGTCAGAACAACATCATGCTGATGGGGTGGCAGGTGCTGCGCTTCACCTGGCTGGACCTAACTGAATATCCCGATCGTGTGACCGCCATCATCCGAAACGCGATTTCGGTGTAG